The DNA region GAGCTTCTCGGCGGTCTCGGCATCGTTGAGCAGCAGGCTGGTGGCTTTCATCAACCGCGCACGAATCTGCAGACCCGGGTCGGAAGGGTTTTCCTTGGCCACCGCACTCAGCGTCGTGTTGATTTCCAGTCGAGTCCGGGTATCCAGACCTTTTTCGCTGCCTTTACTGATCAAGGCATGGGCCAGGCCAAGGTTGCTCTCCGCATCCTTGAAACGTGACTGCGCGCCCTGCGCCACGGCCTGGCGATAGGCTTTGGAGGCGGTGTCGAAATCTTCGTTGGCCATCGCCAACTTGCCCAACTGCGCTTGCCGGCGCACCGCCAGCGGCGACAAACGGATCGCCTCTTCCAGCACACTCTGGGCCGCCTTGGTGTCGCCTTCGGCGACCAGCACATCGGCCATGCCGTCGTAGAGCGCCGGCATCATCGGGAACACTTTCAGGGCTTTTTCATACACGCCTTTGGCCTGAGCGACCTGGCCACGCTTGAACAGCAATTTGCCCAGACCGGCAAACGCCCACGGCAACGGTCGATCAGCAATGATGCTGTCGTAGAGACGCTCCAGCGCCTCGTTCTGATTCAGGTCGCGCAAGGCATCGGCGCGGTAGCGCAGGCACAACGGCGAGTAGCGGATGTCTTGCTTGCACAGGGCGATGCAGGCATTGAGCACTTCAACCGGTTTGCCCCGGTCAAGGGCCTGCAGAATCGGCTTGAGCAAGGTCTTGCGCTGCTCCAGCCGCTCCAGCCGTTGAGCCAGGCCGGAACGGTTGAACGGTTTGGTCAAGTACGCATCGGGTTCGTGTTCCAACGCACTGAGCACCATTGCTTGACTGGTCTCGGCGGTGACCATGACGAACACTGCCTCATGGCTGATCAGCTTCTCGATCATCAGGTCTTCAAGCACCTGCTGACCGTTCTTCTTGCCGTCGCCCAGGTGAAAGTCCTGCAGGATGAAATCGTAGGCCTTCTGCGAACACATACGCAGCGCCTGTTCACCGGAGTCGGCGGTGTCGACATCCTTGACGCCCAGTTCGCGCAGCATGGACCTGACGGAACTGCGGAAATCCGAGAAATCATCGACGATCAAAAAACGCTTTTGGTGATACGACAGCATCGAAGATTTCCAGGCAATTTTAAGAAGAAGACCATGAGTGTTCGGGTTATCGGCCAGTAGTGGCGTTCCCTTAATGAAGTCATGCCGCTCAGTACGCGCTTAATATTTGAAGGTGTTATTGAAAATCGGGATTATCCTGATTTATTAAGGCGCACCCACACCCCACTTGAGTTCGAGGCGTTTCCCCCTCGCCAAAGGCAAGCGTTATGACCACCACTCCCAAGCACTCGGCCCTTGCTCCCGAGCGAAAGGCCCTGAGCCCCAGCACCCTGGACTTTCCGGTGGTGGGCATCGGTGTGTCGGCGGGCGGGCTGCAAGCGATCAAACTGTTCTTTGAAAACATGCCTCAAGACAATGGCATGGCGTTCGTGATCATTCTCCATCTGTCGCCCGACCACCAGAGCATCGCTGACAAGATCATCCAGGAATCGACCAAGATGCCGGTTCTGCAGGAGACCGAAACGGTGGCCATCGAGAAAAACCGGGTGTACGTCATTTCACCGGCGCAACGGCTGGCAATGAACGATGGCTTTCTGTAGGTCAGCGCCACAGATCCGCGCGAAGGTCGCCACGCGTCCATCGATCTGTTCTTCCGCGACCTTGCCGATCTGCACCGCGAGCGCGCCTTCTGTCTGGTGTTGTCGGGCACCGGTTCGGACGGCGCGGTTGGCTTGTCACGGATCAAGGAACAAGGTGGCATTACCCTGGCCCAGGCACCGGAAGATGCCAAATTCGATGGCATGCCTTGCGCCGCCATCGAAACCCGCATGGTTGACCTGGTGCTGCCCGTGGTGGAAATGCCGCAAAAGCTTCTGGAGCTTTGGCGCAACTCCAGAGAAATCTGTTTGCCCACCGCCAACGATCCGGAACTGCAAACCATTTTGCTGCGGTGTCCGAGCGTGACGCGGCACTTGCCGAACACGTGCTGCGCGACGTCCTGATTCAGTTGCGCACCGGCACCGGCCATGACTTCAAACACTACAAACGCGCCACCGTGTTGCGCCGGATCGAACGCCGGATGCAGGTGACCGGCCAGCCGGACCTGAGCGCCTAGTACCAGTATCTGCAAGCCAACCCCGAAGAAACCAAGGCGCTGCTGGGCGACATGTTGATCGGCGTGACCAACTTCTTCCGTGACAGGGAGGCTTTCGAAGCCCTCGAGCGGGATGTCGTGCCGCAATTGGTCAGCGCTGTCGTGTCCGCGCAACCCGAGAAAGAAGAAATCCGCGTCTGGTCCACGATCATCACCGATGTGCCACCCTCGCGGCTGCGCCACTACTTCATCAAAGCACTGCGCCGCGCAAACTGTCATTCGGCGATATCCATCAACGCGCCCTCGAACAGTCCGCACCACCGAGCGTGATCGTCGACGCCAACGCCGATATTCTGCACATGAGCGAGAGTGCCGGGCGTTTCTTGCGCCATGTCGGCGGAATTGTCGCGCAACTTGCTGACGCTGATTCTTCCGGAACGGCGCAAGCGTGATGAGCGCAGTTGCCTGATCGATCTGGTCGCGCATCCCTACAAGGATGAAAAATCGGACGGCGAATACGTTCTGGTGATTTTCGAAGAAGTCGAGGTCGACCCTTCCGAACGAGCGGCCACCACCGTGCTACAGACGGAAAGCCAGGTGCTGTCCAACCTTGAGCGCGAAAGAACTAGAGACCAGCAAGGAAGAGCTGCTGACGGTCAACTACGAGCTGAAAACCAAGGTCGAAGAAACCGACAGGATCAACGACTACCTGACCAACCTGATCGCCTCCACCGACATCGCCACGGTGTTTGTCGACCGCAGCATGCGCATCAAGTGGTTCACCCCGCGCGCCACTGACACTTCAGCATGTTGCCGGTG from Pseudomonas sp. ACM7 includes:
- a CDS encoding tetratricopeptide repeat-containing response regulator, whose product is MLSYHQKRFLIVDDFSDFRSSVRSMLRELGVKDVDTADSGEQALRMCSQKAYDFILQDFHLGDGKKNGQQVLEDLMIEKLISHEAVFVMVTAETSQAMVLSALEHEPDAYLTKPFNRSGLAQRLERLEQRKTLLKPILQALDRGKPVEVLNACIALCKQDIRYSPLCLRYRADALRDLNQNEALERLYDSIIADRPLPWAFAGLGKLLFKRGQVAQAKGVYEKALKVFPMMPALYDGMADVLVAEGDTKAAQSVLEEAIRLSPLAVRRQAQLGKLAMANEDFDTASKAYRQAVAQGAQSRFKDAESNLGLAHALISKGSEKGLDTRTRLEINTTLSAVAKENPSDPGLQIRARLMKATSLLLNDAETAEKLTEQAMMRLDGMEQFMSAEAALLVAKQLQMLGQASAGASMLKNCAEIYGDDPTVMKGIAKLTDDPTILNSGNAAADLNRQGVRVYKTGNLVEARQVFRKALALQPKNISIALNMAQSLLHGTDTSIPSAELEECRTCLKMVGLMPDSDARFPRYQKLRSKAFGE